AATCACTGTTCTTCATTGCATCGATTGCCTCTCTCAGATTCCCCGGGAGAGAGTAAATCCCCATATCTTTCTTTTCTGTTTCTGTAAGTTCAAATATGTTTCTTTTAACTGAGTCCCCGGGATCAGTTTTATTCTTGATTCCGTTTAGCCCTGCAGACAGCATCAGTGCAAATGCCAGATAGGGGTTGCATGCCGGGTCCGGGCAGCGGAGTTCCACACGGGTCCCCTTGCCTCTTGTTGCCGGAATCCTGATGAGTGAACTGCGGTTGCTGTCAGACCAGGTTATGTAAATCGGGGCTTCATAACCGGGAACCAGCCTCTTGTATGAGTTAACAGTCGGGTTTGTGATTGCTGTAAATTCACTGATGTGATCCAGCAGTCCGCCGATGTAGTATCTTGCAGTATCTGAAAGCCCGTTTGGAGTTTCAGGGTCGTAGAACACATTGTTTCCGTTTTTATCAGTCAGTGACTGGTTGCTGTGCATGCCTGATCCGTTGACTCCGTACAGTGGTTTTGGCATGAAGGTTGCATAGTACCCGTGGTGGGTTGCTATGGATTTCACCACGTATTTGAATGTGATGACATTGTCAGCAGTGGTCAGGACGTCGCCGAACCTGAAGTTAATTTCATGCTGTGAAGGTGCAACCTCGTGGTGTGATGCCTCAAGTTTGAAGCCAGTGTCTTCAAGCGCAAAATCAATTGCCCTTCTGACATCCTGTGCCTTGTCAAGTGGCGCGAAATCAAAGTACCCTCCGGTATCGGTAAGCTCAGTGGTAGGATTGCCATGCTCATCCAGTTTGAACAGGAAGAATTCGAGCTCAGGCCCGACATCCATATTGTATCCCAATTCAGCAGCTTCAGCAATCGTTTTCTTCAGGACGTATCGTGGGTCGCCCTCAAAGGGTGTGCCGTCAGGCATCTTTATGTCGCCGATGATACGTGCAACCGCACCTTCGGATGGCCTCCATGGAAGCACCCTGAATGTAGATGGGTCCGGCATAAGGATCATGTCAGATTCCTCAATACGGGCAAATCCTTCGATTGAAGATCCGTCAAACATGACGCCGTCATTAAAGGCATCTTCCAAATCCTCGGATGGAATAGCCCAGCTTTTGATCATGCCCATGATGTCTGTAAACTGGGTCCTGATGAATTTGACATCGTTCTCGGTTACTGCTTGCAATACGTCTTCTTTTGTCTGGTACTTGTTCTCAATTTTCATAGTTTTGCCCTCCACATGGCAGGCAGTAACCCTTTACCGACTTAATATTATATAAAGATTTGCATTATTTGCTTCTGTTAAGCTAAGGAGTACGGAGAAAAGATAACTTTTCAACTAAATTTTGAAGTTTCAAGATTTGAAAAGAAAGTTATTTCTTGGTTTAACCAGATAGAAAAATAAGTTACATCGTGAAATGTGAGGTAATAAAATGAATGAAGGGCTATCGAGTTCACTGCTAAAGTGCCACCACTCTCAAAACGGATGGTGTACTTTTGATAGAATGACAGAAAGAGGTCATGTTTGCTTAACCGGAATGCAATGCGATGGCTATGACGATTCTTGCCCATTTAAAGAGACGCCAGAAGACATTAAGATGAACTAAACTCAATCTTCCAGATCTTCAAATTTGGCTAGGGTTAAATATGGGGGAATTACAAGAAATACATGACAGTATTTTATTTCATGTAGGGCTGTTTATCTCAGGTATTGTTGCGGGAATAGCTGTTTTTGGAATTGAAATGGAATTTTTCGTTGGAAGCATGATTATAGAAGCACTTTCCAACTCTCTTCCAGCATCCGATACAACAAATTTAGCTATTTCTAATTATTACTCCATGATCTTTTTACTTACAATTGGAGGGATTATTCAAGGTATTTTGATTGGATTTTTGGATAAAATTTCCTTTTCGTTTGGATATATTTGTGGCGTTTTATTTATGGTTACAATACTAGGAGGTGTATTGTGGAGTGTGGCACCTTCGGTTGTTATTGGGATGGTAGTTGCTTTCATCGCTGTCTTAATCGGAATTTACTTAAGGATATTAATGAAAAATAAAACTGAACATAATTATGGAGATCATTACTGGTAATACGATTCCACTCAAAATCCAAAAGGAGAATACGATGCAAACAGAACCAAACGCTGAAGGAATGACGGTAAAAACGCTCATTCCTTTCTTCTTGCTTTCCTTCGCCCTGACCTGGGGTCTCGCTGCTGTGCTGGTTTTCGTATCATTTAGCACTCCTGTATTTCTCCTTGCAGTGTATTCTCCCGGTATTGTCGGCATATTTCTGGTCTGGCGATATTACGGAACGCAAGGCTTGCGTAGCTTTTTCAGGCGACTAACCCTGTGGAGGATGCCCGGGGTTTGGTGGCTATTCTTAATCGTGGGCTTTCCGGCTATCATTTACCTTGGAGCCGCAATCAATGGTACCATCAGCGATCCGTTCCCCTTTTCCCCATGGTATCAGGTGCTTCCGGCGATAGCATTCTCCCTTTTCCTTCTGGGCACAAATGAGGAATTCGGATGGCGTGGAGTCGCCCTGCCCCTGTTGCAGCGCAAATACTCTCCCTTCTGGGCGGGCTTGATTCTGGGTGTCGTCTGGGCAGCCTGGCATATCCCTGCTTTCTTTATCAGCGGACTCCAATTTGAAAGCTGGTCAGTCTTGCCATACTTTGGCGGTGTGATTGTACTCTCCATAATCCTCACCCCCATTTTCAATAGCGCTAAAGGCAGCCTGTTAATAGCTTACCTGTTCCACTTTCAGGTAATGAATCCCATCTTTCCCGATGCCCAACCCTGGGACAGCCTACTTCTCGCTCTCGCGGCAGTTGTCATCGTTGTCCTGAATCGGCGTACGATGTTCAAAAAAGGAACCGGAGTTACCGATGTCCTGATGCCGGAACAAGAAAGCGGGGCTTAACCCTTCTTTCGAATCCTGCCATCATCAATTGTTAATACCAATAGATCCTCAGATCCATTATGGAACACGATCATCCCGAATCTGACGACTCCTTTGATGACACTTACAGGGAAAACACCGAGATGTTCGGTCACCCGTATCAGGAATTGCAGGATTACTTTTCTTCCAACCCTGTAAAAGGAACTCTCTTAGATCTGGGATGTGGTCAGGGTCGGGATTCCCTGTTCCTTGCATCACTGGGCTACGATGTCACAGCGGTTGATATTTCTCAGGTTGGCGTTGATCAAATGATGGATGCTGCTGAGAAAAAAGGACTCAAAATAAAGGGCATTGCAGGCGATGTCCTGAGTCTAGAGCTGGAGCAGAGATTTGATGTTATCCTGTTTGATATGATTCTTCACTCCTTTGACAAACCTCAACAGCAGGAGTTACTCAGGAAATACGCTGGCTATTTGAAAGAAAACGGTGTAATGGTTATTGTTTTCCCTGATGATATGGAAGCAGGGTATTTTGAAAGTGTGCTAAACTCCATAGGTTACAAATGGAATTTGCTGGAAGAAATTACGATTAACGATGTGCCTAAAATTGAAGGCGAAGAGGCCGATTTTACATTTGAGATGATTGTTTTCCAGCCAATTCCCTGCGATTGATTACTCGAATCGGGGCTATCGTGATATCCGAAAAAGCGGAAAACCCATGTTTTATTACCGATAAACCCGCTACTGTATGTGGTGAATAGATGCCGGAAGGTACAGCTTCTCTTGAATCTGCAATTGGGGATTTCGACATCCTGAAATGTATGCAATGTGGAACTTGCAGCGGTAGCTGTCCTTCGGGGCGACACACAGTGCTGAACATCAGGAGACTTGTACGCAGGGCTGCACGTGACCCAGAGGTCATGGGAGATGAAACTCTCTGGATGTGCACCACATGCTACAATTGTCAGGAGCGCTGCCCCCGTGCAATCAGGATTGTTGACGCAGTGCTCAGGATTCGGGAAATTGCTGTTCATCAGGGCATCATTCTTGATACTCATCGTAAAGTCGCAGGTCTTCTTCTTGAAACCGGTCATGCTGTCCCAATTGATGATGATAATATTGAAAAACGTAAACAACTGGGACTTTCAGAACTGCCTTCCACGGTACACAGCGAACCGGAATCTCTGGATGAAGTCAAAGAATTGCTTAAAAGCTGTGATTTCGAGGAAATTGTGGGGGAATAAAGAATGTCCGATAAAGTTTCATTGTTCCTTGGTTGCCTGATTCCCAACCGCTATCCCGGGATTGAAAAGGCTACTCAACTTTGTTTTGAAAAGCTGGATATTGATTGCGCGGACCTTGTGGGCGCTTCCTGCTGTCCCGCACCGGGTGTTTTTCGTTCATTTGACGAACCCGCATGGCTTGCAATTACTTCCCGCAACATCGTCCTTTCCGAGGAAATGGAAAGGGATGTCTTGACTCTCTGCAACGGCTGCTATGGTTCGCTGGCAGAGGCCAACAACAAACTCAAGGAAAGTTCAAAGCTCAAGGAAATGACAAATGAGCACCTTTCAAAAATCGGAAAGGAATACAAAGGCAGCATTGATGTTAGGCACATAACCGAATTCCTGTTCAGGGAAATCGGCGTTGAAACAATCAAGCTCAATGTAACAAATCCCCTTGGTTTGAAAGTCGCTGTTCACT
The DNA window shown above is from Methanohalophilus levihalophilus and carries:
- the glnA gene encoding type I glutamate--ammonia ligase yields the protein MKIENKYQTKEDVLQAVTENDVKFIRTQFTDIMGMIKSWAIPSEDLEDAFNDGVMFDGSSIEGFARIEESDMILMPDPSTFRVLPWRPSEGAVARIIGDIKMPDGTPFEGDPRYVLKKTIAEAAELGYNMDVGPELEFFLFKLDEHGNPTTELTDTGGYFDFAPLDKAQDVRRAIDFALEDTGFKLEASHHEVAPSQHEINFRFGDVLTTADNVITFKYVVKSIATHHGYYATFMPKPLYGVNGSGMHSNQSLTDKNGNNVFYDPETPNGLSDTARYYIGGLLDHISEFTAITNPTVNSYKRLVPGYEAPIYITWSDSNRSSLIRIPATRGKGTRVELRCPDPACNPYLAFALMLSAGLNGIKNKTDPGDSVKRNIFELTETEKKDMGIYSLPGNLREAIDAMKNSDFVRQTVGDHLFENYLCAKTKEWDNYKARVHQWELDTYLGIL
- a CDS encoding CPBP family intramembrane glutamic endopeptidase translates to MTVKTLIPFFLLSFALTWGLAAVLVFVSFSTPVFLLAVYSPGIVGIFLVWRYYGTQGLRSFFRRLTLWRMPGVWWLFLIVGFPAIIYLGAAINGTISDPFPFSPWYQVLPAIAFSLFLLGTNEEFGWRGVALPLLQRKYSPFWAGLILGVVWAAWHIPAFFISGLQFESWSVLPYFGGVIVLSIILTPIFNSAKGSLLIAYLFHFQVMNPIFPDAQPWDSLLLALAAVVIVVLNRRTMFKKGTGVTDVLMPEQESGA
- a CDS encoding class I SAM-dependent methyltransferase translates to MEHDHPESDDSFDDTYRENTEMFGHPYQELQDYFSSNPVKGTLLDLGCGQGRDSLFLASLGYDVTAVDISQVGVDQMMDAAEKKGLKIKGIAGDVLSLELEQRFDVILFDMILHSFDKPQQQELLRKYAGYLKENGVMVIVFPDDMEAGYFESVLNSIGYKWNLLEEITINDVPKIEGEEADFTFEMIVFQPIPCD
- the hdrC gene encoding CoB--CoM heterodisulfide reductase subunit C, producing MPEGTASLESAIGDFDILKCMQCGTCSGSCPSGRHTVLNIRRLVRRAARDPEVMGDETLWMCTTCYNCQERCPRAIRIVDAVLRIREIAVHQGIILDTHRKVAGLLLETGHAVPIDDDNIEKRKQLGLSELPSTVHSEPESLDEVKELLKSCDFEEIVGE
- the hdrB gene encoding CoB--CoM heterodisulfide reductase subunit B, yielding MSDKVSLFLGCLIPNRYPGIEKATQLCFEKLDIDCADLVGASCCPAPGVFRSFDEPAWLAITSRNIVLSEEMERDVLTLCNGCYGSLAEANNKLKESSKLKEMTNEHLSKIGKEYKGSIDVRHITEFLFREIGVETIKLNVTNPLGLKVAVHYGCHLLKPSRGREFESIERPTFFDAIVEATGCESVDYPDKMECCGAGGGVRSGLSESALSITNHKLSRIKEADVDCIINACPFCHLQFDDGQREIKEKGGNDYGIPVLHFTQLLALAFGHSPEDVGLQFNATDCSSLQKKLPSED